The Anas platyrhynchos isolate ZD024472 breed Pekin duck chromosome 3, IASCAAS_PekinDuck_T2T, whole genome shotgun sequence genome includes a window with the following:
- the LOC110351730 gene encoding cysteine-rich venom protein-like, producing MGPITAVLCLVALIHQAEAQVYQSKQVDTPLFPPFPVKYPIQKPVKKPIQKPIYKPVQKPIHKQIPIQKPVQLPPIKKPVQVPAIKKPVYVPPVKKPVYVPPVKKPVYVPPVKKPARLPPIKKPQQPQQPQQPAQQKYNGFQMQSKQQMLQQQNIIQLKNKQVILKEHNQIRRSVVPTARNMLKMVWNERAAKNAQKWAKKCEMEISPTDQRVIDGITCGENILLSSQPKTWAETIQVWNSQGSNFKYGFGATTKNANVKSYAQLVWYNSYQVGCAVAYCPRNQYNYFYVCHYCPPGNNIMQVAAPYKSGPRCADCPGHCDNGLCTNPCRHRDAFPNCKNMRTLFGCRHPVVREKCAATCKCTTQIV from the exons ATGGGTCCAATAACTGCAGTCCTTTGCCTGGTTGCTTTGATACACCAAGCTGAAGCACAG GTGTATCAGAGTAAACAAGTGGACACACCCCTCTTTCCACCTTTTCCCGTTAAATACCCAATACAGAAGCCAGTAAAGAAACCAATACAGAAACCGATATACAAACCAGTACAAAAACCGATACACAAGCAGATACCAATACAGAAACCAGTACAGCTACCACCAATAAAGAAACCAGTACAGGTACCAGCAATAAAGAAACCAGTATACGTACCACCAGTAAAGAAACCAGTATACGTACCACCAGTAAAGAAACCAGTATACGTACCACCAGTAAAGAAACCAGCCCGGCTACCACCAATAAAGAAACCTCAGCAACCTCAGCAACCTCAGCAACCAGCACAACAGAAATACAATGGTTTTCAGATGCAAAGCAAACAACAGATGCTTCAGCAACAAAATATtattcagctgaaaaataagcaagtcATCCTTAAAGAACACAATCAAATAAGAAGATCTGTAGTTCCAACAGCCAGGAACATGCTGAAGATG GTTTGGAATGAGAGAGCTGCTAAAAATGCTCAGAAATGGGCAAAGAAGTGTGAAATGGAAATCAGTCCAACAGATCAGAGAGTTATTGACG GCATCACCTGCGGTGAGAATATATTGCTCTCATCTCAACCAAAAACATGGGCTGAAACAATCCAAGTCTGGAACAGTCAGGGCTCCAATTTCAAGTATGGTTTTGGAGCAACTACAAAGAATGCCAATGTCAAGAGCTATGCTCAG CTAGTGTGGTATAACAGCTACCAGGTTGGATGTGCAGTTGCCTACTGTCCTAGAAACCAGTACAACTACTTTTATGTTTGCCATTACTGTCCTCC AGGAAATAATATAATGCAAGTGGCTGCACCTTACAAAAGTGGACCAAGATGTGCAGATTGTCCCGGCCACTGTGACAATGGGCTTTGCA CCAATCCTTGCAGGCATCGAGATGCGTTTCCAAACTGCAAAAATATGAGAACCTTGTTTGGCTGCCGCCATCCGGTGGTGAGAGAGAAGTGTGCTGCTACCTGTAAATGCACCACTCAAATCGTCTAA